The genomic region CCAGGGCGGCGTTCGTGACGCACGGCATACCCGACCCGGTAACCGGAGCCATCCAGGCGCAAGCGCCGAAAACAGCCCCGCGAGGTGAGCCCGCTCACGCGTTCGCCCGGTCCAGACCGCCAAGTTCCCATCAAGTCTGGGGATAACGACACCGCAAGCCCGGGAGTCGTGGTCGAATCGGGGCCAGGCGAGTTTCAGTGGCCGTCATCGTTCCGTTACAGTCACAGCCGCTGACCGATCTTCAACGAAGCCGATCCTCCGGAGTCAATGATTCATGGGTAACCACCGAGCGGAACGCCGCGGCCCTCGCCGTCGCCCCTCGGAGACCCGTCAGGACAGGTACGACGGCCGCCGAGTCGCTGGTCGATCCGTACCCACCTCCGCCGGTCCCCACACTTCCGTCCTCGACCGCAGCACCGATCCGGTGCTCGACGCCGTGCTCGACGTCGCCGTCGAGGTGACCACTCCCCCGGTCGTGCCGGCCGCCCGGCCGCTCGACCCCGCGCGCTTCGGCCTCGCCGAGACCGTCGTACGCGTCGAGGACGAGCCGGCCGCCGCGCTGGACAGCACGACGCTGTTCGGCGACGACGACCGCACCGAGCAGCTCCCGCTCGTCCAGGCCCAGCCGGGGCGACGCAAGGCCGTCAAGCCCACTCGCGGCTCCCGGCTGCGGGCGCTTCCCCCGGTCCCGGTCCTGCTCGGCGTCGCCGCGCTCGCCGTGTCCGCCAGCGGCGCCGCACTGACCGTGGGCGAGACCGTCCGGTCCAGCTCCACCACCGAGGTGCCCGTACAGGCGAGCGCCCTGAGCGGGTTCAGCAGCAGCGCGACCATCGAGACCGTCGACCGCCGCGCGGTCGTCAGCCGCAGCGACAACTCCCGGCAGGCCCTCGCGGACACCGCCGAGTCCGAGCTGGTGGCCGCCGCCGAGCAGCAGAACCGGCTGCGCGCCGACGCGCTGGGCGAGCTCGCGGCCCAGGCCGAGAAGCAGGCCGAGAAGATCAAGCTCAACCAGTGGGTGCTGCCGATCAACGGCTACCGCCTCACCGCGGAGTTCGGCGACTACGGCCTGTGGGCGAACTACCACACCGGCCTCGACTTCGCCGCCCCCACCGGCACCCCGATCCTGGCTGTCGCCAACGGCACCATCACCGAGACCGGCTACGACGGCGCGTACGGCAACAAGACAGTGCTCACCCTCGAGGACGGCACCGAGGTGTGGCTCTGCCACCAGACCACCGTCAACGTCTCGGTCGGCGACCAGGTCCGCGCCGGCGAGCAGATCGGCACGGTCGGCTCGACCGGCAACGTCACCGGCCCGCACCTGCACCTCGAGGTGCGCCCGGGCGCCGGCGACCCGGTCGACCCGTACGCCGCCCTCAGCCACCACGGCATCACGCCCTGACGCTGATCACCACCCACTGACGCGCGGCTGAGCGTCGCCCGGGCGCGCCCCGCACCGGGTCGCGCCCGGGTGTCGCTACAGCTTCTCCACCGGGGCGTAGCGCAGCAGCAGCCGCTTGACGCCCTCGGACCCGAAGTCGATCGAGGCGACAGCCTTGTCGGCGACCCCCTCGAGCGCGACCACGGTCCCCATGCCGAACGAGTCGTGCAGCACCCGGTCGCCCGGCTCCAGCGACGGCACCTCGCGGCCCGGCTTCGCCTTCGCGGCGGCGTCCGCGCGCAGCGCCGCGGAGGAGAAGTTGCGACGACCGGCCGCGGTGGGGGTCCCCAGCCGGTTGCCGGACTGCTCGGCGAGGTTGGGCCGGCCCCAACGGGTCTGGGAGGCCTCCGTGCGGCGCCAGTCGACCAGGTCGATCGGGAGCTCGTCGAGGAACCGGGACGCGGGGTTGTGCGAGGGCGCACCCCAGGCCGAGCGGACCACGGCCCGGGAGATGTAGAGCCGCTCGCGGGCGCGCGTGATCCCGACGTACGCCAGGCGCCGCTCCTCCTCGAGCTCGGTCTGGTCGCCGAGGGCCCGCGCGTGCGGGAAGACGCCGTCCTCGAGGCCGGTGAGGAACACGACCGGGAACTCCAGCCCCTTGGCGGTGTGGAGGGTCATCAGCGTGACGACCCCCTCCTCGCCCTCGGGGATCTGGTCGGTGTCGGCGACCAGCGCCACCCGCTCCAGGAAGTCGACGAGGCCGGGCCGCACGGTGCCGGCCTCCACGTCGGAGGGATCGGCCGACGGGCCGGCGACCGGGTCGTCGCTGAACTCGCGCGCCACCGCGACCAGCTCGGCGAGGTTCTCCACCCGGGTGGCGTCCTGGGGGTCGTCGGACTCCTCGAGCTCGGCGAGGTAGCCGGACCGGGCCAGCACGGACTCGAGCACGACGTCGGCCCGCTCCCCCGCCGCCACCATCGACTGCAGCTCCTCGACCATGGCGACGAAGCCGGTGATGCTGCTCAGCGACCGGGTGGCGAGGCCCGGCGCCTGGTCCGCGCGGCGCAGCGCCTCCCAGAACGTGGTGCGCTCGCGCTCGGCCAGCGCCGTCACGCACGCGACGGCGCGGTCCCCGATGCCACGCTTGGGGGTGTTCAGGATCCGCCGCAGCGAGACCTCGTCGTCGGGGTTGGCCAGCATCCGCAGGTACGCCAGCGCGTCGCGGACCTCGCGGCGCTCGTAGAAGCGCACCCCGCCGACCACCTTGTACGGCTGGCCGGTGCGGATGAACACCTCCTCGAAGACCCGGGACTGGGCGTTGGTCCGGTAGAAGACGGCCATGTCGGCGGCGCGCGCGCCCTGGTCGACGAGCTTGTCGATCTCGGAGGAGACGAAGCGCGCCTCGTCGTGCTCGTCGTCGGCGACGTACCCGACGATCCGCTCGCCGTCCCCGGCGTCGGACCACAGCCGCTTGGGCTTGCGGCCGGCGTTGTTGGTGATCACGGAGTTGGCAGCGGTGAGGATGGTCTGGGTGGAGCGGTAGTTCTGCTCCAGCAGGATCGTGGTCGCGTTGGCGAAGTCCTGCTCGAAGTCCAGGATGTTGCGGATGTTCGCGCCGCGGAAGGCGTAGATCGACTGGTCGGCGTCGCCGACCACCATCAGCTCGGCCGGCTCGATCCGCTCGCCGCCGCTGTGCTCGGCCTCCTCGTCGGCACCGGGGACGTCGGCGCACAGCTGGTGGATCAGGGCGTACTGGGCGTGGTTGGTGTCCTGGTACTCGTCGACCAGCACGTGCCGGAACCGGCGCCGGTAGACCTCGCGCACGTCGGGGTAGGCCTGAAACAGGTGCACCGTGTGCATGATCAGGTCGTCGAAGTCCAGGGCGTTGGCCTGGCGCAGCCGCTGCTGGTAGATCGTGTACGCCGCGGCGTACGTCTCCTCGAGCTTGTTGCCGGCCTCCTTCGCGGCGGCCTCGGCGTCGCGCAGCTCGTTCTTGTGGTTGGAGACCCAGTTGAGCAGCGGGCCGGGCTGGTAGCGCTTGGCGTCGAGGTCGAGGTCCTTGATGATCATCCCCATCAGCCGCTTCTGGTCGGCGGCGTCGTAGATCGAGAACGACGACTTGTAGCCGAGCCGCTCGATCTCCTTGCGCAGGATGCGCACGCAGGCCGAGTGGAACGTCGAGACCCACATGATCCGGGCGCGCTTGCCGACCAGGGCCTCGACGCGCTCCTTCATCTCGGCCGCCGCCTTGTTGGTGAAGGTGATGGCCAGGATCGAGCCGGGGTGCGCGCCGCGCTCGGAGATCAGCCAGGCGATCCGGCGGGTCAGCACCCGGGTCTTGCCCGAGCCGGCGCCGGCCACGACCAGCAGCGGCGTCCCCTCGTGGACCACCGCCGCGCGCTGGGGGTCGTTGAGCCCCTCCAGCAGCTCCTCGCGGGAGGGCCCGCGCCGCTGGGTGCGGGGCGCCTCGGGAGCGGGCGCGTCGGTCAGGTGCTCGAAGCCAGGAAGGGTGCTCATGCTGTCCGCAAGCCTACGTCCGGCCACCCCCGGAGCCGGGGTCGGCGGGGGCGGAGTCGGGGCCCCGACCCTTGTAACGCGACGTTCGCATCACTAGGCGCCCGCTGCAGCAGGCGTCCAGAGCAGCGAACGTCGCGTTACAACAGCTCGGGGCCCCCAGCGGCGACCGGCCACCGTCCACAGCCGGACCCGGGGCACGCCTCGTCCCCAGCCGTACGGCGGGCCCGGCAGGGCCGGGGCCGGTGGCGACGACGGTCGGGTCATGAACCCGATGCTCGAGGGGGCGTTCCGCCGCCACCACCTCATCACCCGCGCCGCGGCCCGCGCCGCCGGGCTGGCCCCGCAGGCGATCGACCGCTTGGTCCGGGACGGCGACTGGGTCGCCGTACGCCGCGGCGTGTACGCCGAGCGGGCGTACGTCGCGACCCTCGCCACCCGCGCCGAGCGCCAGCGCCTGCGTGACGACGCGGCCTGCCTGACCACCCGGGTGCGGCACGTCCGCAGCCACGACAGCGCCGCGATCGTGTGGGGCCTGCCCATCCTGCTGCCCAAGGTCTCCTGGACCCACCTGACGGTCCCGGTGCCCCCCGACGCCCCGCCGGCGCCGCAGCGGACCCGGCGGCGCCACGGCGTGAAGCACCACCGGGCGCCGTACGGCCCGGCGGACCTGCCGACGGTCGTCGACGGCATCGGGGTCCTCGGACGGGCGCGCACCGCGCTCGACATCGCCCGGGACCGGGGGCTGCTGCCCGGCGTGGTCACGGTCGACGCGGCGCTCCACGCCGGCTCCGGCCCGGCGGAGTTCACTGCGGTGCTGGACCGGATGAGGAACTGGCCGCACGTCACGATTGCCCGGCAGGCCGTCGACCTGGCCGACGCGGGCGCGGAGTCGTGGGGCGAGACACTCGCCCGGCTGCTGGTGGAGAGTCTCGGGCGCGGCCGCCCCGAGACCCAGTTCGGGCTGTCGCGGGAAGGTCGCACCGCCTTCGTCGACCTGCGCCTGGGACGTCACCTGATCGAGTTCGACGGGCAGGTGAAGTACCGGCGCCGAGAGGCCGGTGGACTCGCCGACCGTCCCGCCGAGGACGTGGTCTGGGAGGAGAAGAAGCGCCAGGACTGGCTGTGCGGCTTCAAGCTGGGAATGAGCCGGTTGACCGTCGCCGACGTGCTCGGCCCTGGCCGGGAGGCCGCCGCGGCCCGGCTGGAGCGGGAGCTGGCCGACACCGACGCACGCTTCGGCACCTCGATCGAGGACCTGTCGCCGTACGTCGTACGCCGCCGGGCGCGCCGTACGGCCTGACCGGCCGGCCGGACGCGGGGGACGCTGCAGGGCCGATCGTCTGCTTGTAACGCGACGTTCGCACCACTAGGCGCCCGTTGCAGCAGGCGCCCAGAGCAGCGAACGTCGCGTTACAAGCCGCGGCGGGGGCGCCCAGCTCAGAGGTGCGCGGAGGTCCAGAACGTCGCGACGCCGATGTTGAGGACCGTGAGGGCGAGCAGGCCCAGCCACAGGCCCTGGGGGATCCGCTCCTTGCGCAGGTTGGCCATCACCAGGACCAGGATCACCAGGCTGATCACGAGCTTGACAGCGATCTTGGCGTGGTTGACGTCGACGCCGTCGGTGGCCTCGAGGACGCCCACCAGGGCGAGACCGGTCAGGAAGGCGGTGCCGGCGCCGTCGCGCATCAGCGCGTTGACCCGCTTGGGGCCCGACTCCCGGGCTTGGACCAGCAGCCCGCCGAGCAGCGCGGCGAAGCCGAGGATGTGCACGAACAGCAGGATCAGGCGCAGGGTCTCCACGCCCGTGATCCTAGGTCGCGGGCTTGCTCGCGACGGCCCGGGGGGTCTTGGCCTTCGCGACCTTGGGCTTCGGCGGCCGGGGGGCGGGCCGGACGACCAGCACCGGGCAGGGTGCGGAGTGCTGCACCCGCTGGGCGGTGCTACCGAGCAGCACGGTCTCGCTGAGCCCGCGGCTCCCACTGGCGACGACCACCAGGCCGGCGCCGACGACCTTGGCGACCTTGATGATCTCGCTGGCCGGCGAGCCCGAGCGGATCCGCCGCTGGACCCGCGGGCCCCAGTCGGCGAAGACCTCCGAGACGACCTCGAGGGCACCCTCGGCCGCCTCCCGGAACGTCGCCGACTCCAGGTCGGGGCGCTTGGTACCCATCGCGGAGAGCTCGTCGGCGAAGGACACCGCGGCCAGCGGCCGGATCACCGCGACCACCGTGATCGCCGTGATCCGCTCCGGGTCGGCGAAGGACTTGAAGTAGCGGGCGGCGGTCAGCGACTGACGCGATCCGTCCGTGGCGATGACGACGTGCACGGCTCAGCCCTCCTCGGTCGGGGACGCGGTGTGCGGCTGGGTCTGCGGCGAGGCGTCCGGATCCGGGGTCCCCTGCCTGCCGCCGCGGTCCCCGAAGATCGACTCCAGGATGTACAGGACGAGGCCGATGGCCAGCAGTGCGGCGCACCACAGCAGCGAGGCCGGGTCGTCGTAGACCACGTAGACCAGCAGGACCATGTTGCCGATGATGCCGAGGAGCAGCAGGGCCCGCGGGGCGGTGAACGTCCGCTCGTCCTCGTCGTGGCCACGCAGCTTGAGCGCGGAGACGATCACCAGCGCATAGATGAACAGCGTGAAGACGACGGTGACGGTCGCGAGCCGCGCGATGTCGGCGCCGGAGATCAGCAGGCCGATGACGACCAGCGCGGAGAAGATCAGCGCCACCCACGGGCTGCGCCGGGTGGAGTGGATCTTGCCGAAGATCCCGGGAACGATGTCCTCGCGGGCCATCCCGTAGAGGATGCGGGACTGGGTGAC from Nocardioides pantholopis harbors:
- a CDS encoding universal stress protein, with protein sequence MHVVIATDGSRQSLTAARYFKSFADPERITAITVVAVIRPLAAVSFADELSAMGTKRPDLESATFREAAEGALEVVSEVFADWGPRVQRRIRSGSPASEIIKVAKVVGAGLVVVASGSRGLSETVLLGSTAQRVQHSAPCPVLVVRPAPRPPKPKVAKAKTPRAVASKPAT
- the pcrA gene encoding DNA helicase PcrA codes for the protein MSTLPGFEHLTDAPAPEAPRTQRRGPSREELLEGLNDPQRAAVVHEGTPLLVVAGAGSGKTRVLTRRIAWLISERGAHPGSILAITFTNKAAAEMKERVEALVGKRARIMWVSTFHSACVRILRKEIERLGYKSSFSIYDAADQKRLMGMIIKDLDLDAKRYQPGPLLNWVSNHKNELRDAEAAAKEAGNKLEETYAAAYTIYQQRLRQANALDFDDLIMHTVHLFQAYPDVREVYRRRFRHVLVDEYQDTNHAQYALIHQLCADVPGADEEAEHSGGERIEPAELMVVGDADQSIYAFRGANIRNILDFEQDFANATTILLEQNYRSTQTILTAANSVITNNAGRKPKRLWSDAGDGERIVGYVADDEHDEARFVSSEIDKLVDQGARAADMAVFYRTNAQSRVFEEVFIRTGQPYKVVGGVRFYERREVRDALAYLRMLANPDDEVSLRRILNTPKRGIGDRAVACVTALAERERTTFWEALRRADQAPGLATRSLSSITGFVAMVEELQSMVAAGERADVVLESVLARSGYLAELEESDDPQDATRVENLAELVAVAREFSDDPVAGPSADPSDVEAGTVRPGLVDFLERVALVADTDQIPEGEEGVVTLMTLHTAKGLEFPVVFLTGLEDGVFPHARALGDQTELEEERRLAYVGITRARERLYISRAVVRSAWGAPSHNPASRFLDELPIDLVDWRRTEASQTRWGRPNLAEQSGNRLGTPTAAGRRNFSSAALRADAAAKAKPGREVPSLEPGDRVLHDSFGMGTVVALEGVADKAVASIDFGSEGVKRLLLRYAPVEKL
- a CDS encoding type IV toxin-antitoxin system AbiEi family antitoxin domain-containing protein, which produces MNPMLEGAFRRHHLITRAAARAAGLAPQAIDRLVRDGDWVAVRRGVYAERAYVATLATRAERQRLRDDAACLTTRVRHVRSHDSAAIVWGLPILLPKVSWTHLTVPVPPDAPPAPQRTRRRHGVKHHRAPYGPADLPTVVDGIGVLGRARTALDIARDRGLLPGVVTVDAALHAGSGPAEFTAVLDRMRNWPHVTIARQAVDLADAGAESWGETLARLLVESLGRGRPETQFGLSREGRTAFVDLRLGRHLIEFDGQVKYRRREAGGLADRPAEDVVWEEKKRQDWLCGFKLGMSRLTVADVLGPGREAAAARLERELADTDARFGTSIEDLSPYVVRRRARRTA
- a CDS encoding M23 family metallopeptidase, which produces MLDAVLDVAVEVTTPPVVPAARPLDPARFGLAETVVRVEDEPAAALDSTTLFGDDDRTEQLPLVQAQPGRRKAVKPTRGSRLRALPPVPVLLGVAALAVSASGAALTVGETVRSSSTTEVPVQASALSGFSSSATIETVDRRAVVSRSDNSRQALADTAESELVAAAEQQNRLRADALGELAAQAEKQAEKIKLNQWVLPINGYRLTAEFGDYGLWANYHTGLDFAAPTGTPILAVANGTITETGYDGAYGNKTVLTLEDGTEVWLCHQTTVNVSVGDQVRAGEQIGTVGSTGNVTGPHLHLEVRPGAGDPVDPYAALSHHGITP